The following nucleotide sequence is from Callithrix jacchus isolate 240 chromosome 12, calJac240_pri, whole genome shotgun sequence.
GCCTGGAGCCAGCAGCCTTAGTGCATTTCCCACGTACcactgctgggcatggtagtcAAAGAGGAGCCTCTTTCAGGCCCAAGGTTCTCAACCTTAGGGTCACCTTTGGAGCTTAAAAAATACCGACATCTGAATTCTGTTCCTTGGGGTTCTGACTTAATGGGCCTGGGGTATGGCCTGGGCAGTGGGATTTTGAACATCTCTGTAGGTGATTCTGTCATGCAGCTGGGGCTGAAAACCATGGCTCTCAGAAACCATTTCTCAAACTTGGCACTAGAGGTATTTGGGGCCAGGTATTTCTCTGTTGTAGACTTTTagcacccctccccaccaccagttGTAACAACCAAATATATTTCCAGGCATTGCCAGATGTGTCCTGGGAGGCAAAATTGGTCCCACTTGGGAACCACTGCTCTAGGCCAACGTTTTTTTAGTCTGCATAGTGATTAAAAATGTAGGCTTAGGCTGTATGGCCTGGGCTTACATCCTAGATTAATAAAAGccagtgctgggtgcagtggctcacacgtgtaatcccagcactttgggaggccgaagagggcagatcacctggggtcagaagttcaagaccagcctggccaacatggtgaaaccctgtctctattaaaaatacaaaaatggctgggcgcggtggctcatgcctgtaatcccagcactttgggaggctgaggcagatggatcacgaggtcaagagatcgagaccatcctggtcaacatgctgaaaccccatctctactttaaaatacaaaaaattagctgggcatggtggtgcatgcctgtaactcaggaggctgaggcaggagaattgcttgaacccaggaggtggaggttgcggtgagccgagatcgcaccattgcactccagcctgggtaacaagagcgaaactccgtctcaaaaaaaatatatatatataaatattaaaaaataaaaatacaaaaattagctgggcctggtggcaagcacctgtaatcccagctacttgggaggctgaggcaggagaatcgcttgaacccgggaagcagaggttgcagtgagtggaaatcaagattgcaccactgcattccagcctgggcaacaaagtgagacttctaaaaaaaaaaaagaggtggggcaCAGGGCTTTGGGAAATTGTTTAATCTTTCTGTGGCTCCAaatccttatctgtaaaatggacaatAAAAGCACAAATACTTTGTAAGGCTACAGGGAAGATTAAAATAGGTTACCATTTGTCAGCACCTGGCAATTTTCCTCCCAAGTGAAGGGTTTAAGTGCAGAAGTGATTAATCAGGACATCTGAGCATGGGCCCTGGAAACTGCATTGTAGTAAGTTCCCAGccttctggtttttttgtttgtttgttttgagatgaagtctcactctgttgcccaggctggagtgcaatggcatgatattggctcaccacaacctctgcctcccgggttcaaacgattttcctgcctcagcctcctgagtagctgggattacaggcacatggcaccacgcctggctatttttttttttgtatatttagtaggtacaggccagtctcgaacctctgacctcataatccacccgcctcagcctcccaaagtgctgggattacaggtgtgagccactgcgtgcaTCCAAGCTCCCAGCCTTTTTACACACATGACAGTTTTGAGAATCTTTGATTTCAGGGATGTCAAGAGCTGCTCCTGTCATCTGGAGTTGAGTCTCACCCTTGGGCTTGAGTGTACACAGGAGTGGGACCCTCTGTTCTTGAACTTGGGCTGCATCCACGTGATAGGCTGGGACTTGGACTATGCTCTGAACAAGGCTGCCTGGTACAACGATGCCCTCTAGACGATGGATCAGGCCCAGTCACCACCTCAGATTCAGGGCCTATCACTCTTCTCTCTTCCCACTTGGCCTTGGTGACAGACAGAGGCCCAGCTGATGTGTCTATCGGAAGGACTTTATTTCAGTACACTGGGCCCCACCAGGCAATGTGGTTTGTGTGAGGCTGTGCGAGGGACAGGCTTGGGCTAAGAGAAGGGAGGTGAGTTGGTTAAGCGCACTGCAGTCCGCGGGGCGCTATATCGCTTTCACACACATCTGCTGCTGCGGCCCACACCTGGCAGGGGCCTTTGGTCATAGGACGGCGTAGGGGAGAACACTGCATGGAGTCTGGGATTGGGGTGGGTCTTGGTGTCAGAGGTAAGGGTGCCGGTGAAGACAGGCTGGCCCCAGCTTTGCACCATCTGGGCTGAAGGCCTTTGGACCACTCCTAGGAGTCAGACCTGGCTCCATTAGCTCCTGGCACTCTGGTCTGGCCCTCTCTCCCCTTAACCAACCAGGTCCAAGGTCAAGAATGGCACAAGATCAGCCCAGAGGGGGCCTTCCCACCTCTACAACCTAGTCCCCTGGTCAGCTACAGTGGCAAAAGGCAACTTGGTTAATTGCAGCTTTCTCCAGTCCTAAGGACACGGGCTCTCCAACACCCCTCCCTTGCTTAGAGGCCTCTGCCAAAGAAAAATTCTAcctcctgtttcaaaaaatttaacCAGCAACCAGCCTGTTGATTCCAGGGCAATGAgcaaaaggaagagggagaaagaggctgGTGGGCATGTCTTTGAGTGTAGCTTCCAATCTCAAATGGTCCTGCAGCCTGTGGACACTGTCATCTCAGCATCAGCAGGGAGAGGCAGGGCCCTGGAGGCTAGGCTAAGCTTAGGTGCTGTAAACATTAGTGAGGCAGGGCAGGAGGCAGCAAGTTCCCTCTCTCCAGCCCCTTACTGAACAAACACTTCAATAAATAAAACTGTCTGAAGATGGCATTGCAATAAGAACAGATGGAAAGCGAGGACCTGGAACCAGCAGGCACCTTAAACTCTCCCAAGGCCCCTGGAAGGGGACTGGACCGGGAACATTAACTCTGCAGCCACTCAGAGGGAGGACTGTTTTTGCTCCTCTCCTCCAGTGGCTGGTGTGGTCTTGTTCCCTGGTGAACCTGAAGGCCTCCTGCTCTCTCCTGACTTCAGTCTCTGTAATAGCTCTTGGGGTGCTTTTCCAGCCTCCCAAATCAAAATGGCAACAAAATCAGACAGAACtcaaccccagccccagccttcaATGTGCAGTCAGGAGGCACCGATAGTAGAGTGACCAGCAAGGGTAGGGAGCAGCTGCCTGGGGCCTCAAAGCATcctgggggatgggggtgagggtagGGCCAGCCCGGCCTAGGATGGGCAGCAGCAAGGTCTCCCAGAGGGTGGcttacctccctccctctccctgtggTAGTAAACAGAGTCCCCCATAGCCAGCCAGAGGCCCACCTGAGGAGGGAGTGCAGCCTCTGCCAGCGCTCGTCCCTGTCAGGAGCCAGTTAGTGGTCAACTCCAGGCCTCAGGCTGTCACCATCGCAGGTAGTTCATCGTCCTTTCTGAGCCCGGGGTCCCTGGGCCACACGGCActcgcatgcacgcacacactcGTACCCACACACGtactcacacacacaggcagtTCCTCGCAAACACTCTGACTCAAGAAAGCGAGTTTTAAAGTGGAGTTAACTTCAGAGAGAGGTGAAGATGATGTCCCAACATTAGAAGGTTTTCCTGTGGATTGATCGGGCACCGTCTTCCTCATATTCCTTCTTGGAGACCCACATCTTCTTAAAGGTGTCCAGGGAGGCAAGGATGGAGCCCCTGGAGGAAGGAAACCCAGAGGAACAGTGTGAGAGAGAAGTGGGTGTATGTGTGGAGCCTGCCAGTCCCCTAGGGCCAAATCAAATCAGAGTTTTCTTTAGAGGGACGGGGTGCTGAGGAGTTATCAGTGCCATCACTTCCTGTTCCGTTCTCACTCCCAGAAGAGCTACTCACCCAATCCACGTGGAATACAGTCTCTCCTGAGGTGCAGATATCTGCAAAGGTGGGTGGAAAGAGGAATCTAAGACTTCCAGCCCTCCTGCTCCCTTTCCCTACAATGCTCCTCTCTTTGCCCAAGGCAGAGGATGCATTTCACAAGACAAGCCTGAAGCCCTCTGGAGGGCACTGTGGCCAGCCTGCCAGTCATCTGGGAAAGCAGGTTTCCAGTGCCCACAGGTCCCAGGGAAGCCAGGGCTATCTGGGGCCATGGAGAAGCAGACTCCAAAGCAGGAACTGCACTCCTTCCTTTAGGATCCCCCCTCTCCTCAGATAGCCAACCCCCTTCGCCCGTCACTAAGGCATCAGACTGTGTGATAGGCAGCCACTTTGGTAGGGGACACAGCTGCAGTAAAAGTCAGTCTCCTCTCAAGATCAGTTTCCCTGAAAGATCACATGAGGGGCTCTCTACCTAGTACCCTGCCTCATCTGGGTATTAGTACTGCCTTCCTTTGGAGTGAAGAGGGAGAATAAGAACTCAGCCTCCCTGTAGCTGACCTAGACCTCAGGGTCAGTGTACAGGCTGGGAACCTGGTGCTGCTTATAGAGCCATGGCTGCCTGAAGAGCTTGGGTAAAGCCAGAGGGAAGCTACACCGGATGGCGCTCTGTCCATGGAGGCCCAGTTCCACCCAGGCCAGGCCCCACCGTGCTCCTACCCTGATCTTCACGTCTTTTGGAGCTAGTTTCTTCACTTCACTTAGTAGTCTGTCACCAAAACCTGAATGGGCAGAAGAGGAGAACTTCAAGTCAATTCACTGGGTGCCTGGAACCATGAGGAGCTGAACGTTTGCAGGGGGAGGGCTCCAAGAGCAAAGACCAACCTTTGAACAGGGTAGAGCCTCCCGACAGGACGATGTTGGAGAAAAGCGTGCGTCGCAGGTCCATGTCTGACTTCTGGATGGCGAACACCAGGACCTCGTGGATGCCTTCACTCTCCTCCCCGATCAAGTCTGGCCTGAAGAGCAGCTCAGGGGCCCGGAATCGGGAAGGACCAATCTGCAGGTAGGAGGGCCAGCTGAAGAGGTTGGAGCTGGGACCAAAGTCCCTTTGGGGGTGGGAATGGAAGAGGCCCCTCTGCACATGACTTAGTAACTAGGTGGCTATGAAGGCCAGGTTCAAGACAGACTCTACATGTCAAGGGCTTGAAGGAACAAAGATAGGGCTCCTAGAAACTAGTGAGGGGAGGCTCCTATATTTCATTCTTGCCCTGGCATTTGTCAGCCAAGAGATCTTCAGCATCaatacatggatttatttgcTCATGGAAACGTCCTATCAACGGAGGTTCAAGCAAGTGGCAACTCACCCTACGCTGTGCCCAGGTATGAAAGTGTGGTGAAGGATGGCACTAACCATCATacttccaaatctcatgctgatgTGGGAAAATCCCTTAGGAGCTTCCTCCCCTCTAGTGGGAGGGAGCAAAGTCCCTGCTGCCTTCTCTGCAGGAGACAGGGCCACTCATTCTCATGAGCTCTGCTGCTCCAGACAGAGGTATAAAGCAGGGGTATCAAATTCTAGTGTGGCCCTGGCTTCCCCaggccacactggaagaaaaattgtcttgggccacacataaaatacactaacactaattaTAGCtgttaagctaaaaaaaaaaaaatcatgaaaaaaatctcataatgttttaagaaagattatgaatttgtgttgggcctcaCTGAAAGTCATCCTGGACCATGTGCAGCCAGTGGGACAAGCTTGGTGTAAAGGGACTGGCTTGCCGGACTCCAGCCCCTCATAAGGAATGCTGGTTGGGCCCAGAGCTTTTGTGGACCTGAGGGAACCAAAGGTAGAAGGCTGGCCACCTACCTCAATGGTGCTGCCATCAGGCAGGTAGTACTGAGCCTTCTCTGTCTCTAGTGTCTCATCCTTCTGGGGGTTTATGGATAGGTAGCAGGCTCTCTGCAGAACCAAGCATGACAGTCAGGCTGGCAGGAAACTTGGTGCATACCCAGTCAAAGGCCCAGGGGAGGAATGTGCTGCTGCAGAAACATATCTAAACGCTGTGATTGCCTCAATGGTCACTACAGCTGCTTCCCAGAAGCAGGGGCCGGCAGGTCTCTGTTGGCCTTCACTGGGTGGCATTTGGCATATGAGTTCTTACCTGCTCCACCTTCCTGGGGGGCAAGCTTGGAAACCTGGCCTCTGGATCCTAGGTCTGAGACCACAACCTAAGTTCAGCCCAGGTCCAGGCATCTTTCTCCTACCCCTCATATGGTTCTGGTTCTACCCAGCTCAGTGGTTTCCCTATAGCCACAGGTGGCAGGAGGGTTCAGTTTACTTACGTTACaaagataaatgtattaaatgtattaTGACTTCTTCAaggatgttaaaaaataaaaaaaccaggaccagatgtggtagctcatgcctgtaatcccagcagtttgggaggctgaggcaggcagatcacttatggtcaggagtttgagaccagcctgatcaacatggtgaaacctcctctctgcgaaaaatacaaaaattagtgggttgtggtggtgggtgcctataatcccagctattgtggaggctgagacaggagaattgcttgaacctgggaggcagagattacagtgagccaagattgcaccactgcactacagcctgggcaaaagagtgagactccatctcaaaaacaaacaaaacaaaaccctattTAATTTGCATATAAGGTATAAGAAACATAGAGAGCCCCTATGTAGCCATCACCCAATTGAAGAAATGGAAGCAGTTCCCTTTCCCCCAACAAGATGGCAGCACATCAGGAAGGCAAATCTGTCAGTCTGAAGTAGGGGAGACCTGGCTGGGAAGAACAGGGTATCAGCAGTGACCCCCAGGTAGGTCAACGGGGTTCTGGCTGCTTTGCTCCAAATCCCCACTCCATCCGTAGGCCCAGGGGCAGCACTTACTTCCTTTATGGCCTTGACAATCTCAAACTCAGAGGATGAGTGGAAATCGTAGCCCTCCTTACGCAGGTAGAGGCGCAGGAAGCGAGAGACATCCCGGCCCGCGATGTCGATGCGCATGATGGAGTGGGGCATGGCAAAACCCTCATAGATGGGCACGGCATGGGTTACGCCATCCCCAGAATCCAGCACCACCCCCGTGGTCCTACCTGTGGCATAACTGAAGCAAAGGGGCAAACCGTCACTAAGCACTGCCTTCTTAAATTTGGAAGAAATATACTTCTTTTGAGTATTCACTGTTGGCTAAACTAAAGCTTAGGCCTGCCTATCTCCAGGAGCCTGAGAAGGGACTGGGCACTAAAGCAGCCTGAGTGTTGGAGCAAGCCATGAAACACCTGAATGGAATGTGCTGAGCTTCTTCAAGTTCCCTCCCCATGCCCAGAAGATCAGGCCTTCCTGTCTGAGATGGCCTGGCCTTCAGCTACTTCAGACACCCAGCCTAGGGGCCAGTTTTAAGTCTCTAGACAAAAGGCAAAACCCCTCAAATGCCTACTGGGGCCACGCCGGAAAAGagtaaaggaaaataagaatatttttcactttcataaaaaatgaaggcaggaggctgggcgtggtggctcacgcctgtaatcccagcactttgggaggccgaggcgggcagatcatgaggtcaggtgtttgagaccacctgaccaacatggtaaaacctgccttaactaaaaatataaaaaatttagccaggtgtaatggtgcacgcctgtaatcccgctattcaggaagctgaggcaagagaattgcttgaacccgggaggcagaggttgcagtgagctgggatcatgccactgtactctagcctgggtgacggagcaagactccgtctcaaaaaaaaaacgaaggCAGGAGatcctgccttgctagtttgagAGCATGGGGACCTTTGTCAGCCTCCCTCCAAAAAAAGGCAAGTAAGGCAACTGACACCCTGCTGTTTTGGGGGAGGCCAACAGAGAGCATGGGCGGGTCGGAGGGCGTGATTTCCAGCTCCATCTCAAGTGGCAGCCACTCTTCAGCTCCAGCTATTTCTGCCCTGTGGGAATATGTGCCGGCATTCCCAGATCGTCCCTTTTTTTCAGAGAAGCCAACAATTTGGATTCTGATGGGATagctcttgatttttaaatgctagCTCACAATTAGTTAATGGGGTCAAGTAAATCCCATTGTAGGTCACTGTGGATGATCTCTGCAGTAGGCCTCACCCTGGTATGAGGTGGGGAAGGAGTATGAGAGGAACCACGGGGCATGAGAACAAGGAATGTGGTGGCATTTGGATCATGGTTGTCTCAGGGGCCTGGCCAAGCAGCCAGCCACAGTTAGCGCTGAATAAGTGGACACATCACAGGGGCCTCCAGGAAGAGCTGCTGCAGCATGTGGCTGCCTCAGCAGGCGGAGCCAAGGCCTTGGGGACCAAACCTGCTAGGAGACCTGACACTGGGATATGGTCAATAGCAGCCACATGTCCTTTTCTGCTTTCAACTACAAAGCCTCAGTGCTCAGTTTCAGCAaaagcctctctctctttcccaccaTCTTTAACCCTTCCCTAGCACAGGGGGCTCAAGTTACTCTGAACCATCCCAGAGGACAGCCAGCCTCAGCTGTGCCAAAGGACTGCTTTCCCTGCAGGGGCCGGACTAGCCAGCTGCTACTCACAGGCTGAGCACAGCTTGCATGGAGATGAAAAGAGCGGGCACGTTGAAGGTCTCAAAGAAAACTTCAGCAGCTCGTTCCCGGTTTTTTCGTGGGTTTAAAGGTGCCTCAGTCAGGAGCACAGGATGCTGGTGAAAGGAGCCGGGGAGACAATAAGGGCAAAGCCAGATTTCCACTCTCATTAGACCCCGACTTGCTGGTTTAAGACCCTGGGGACTTTTCTCAGCCTCCCTCCAAAAAAAGCCAAGCTGTGCCAGTCACCTATCCCTGCCCAAGTAGGTTTCTTAACTTTTCAAGTTAATGCCCTCTTTAAAATCTCATTCTGTTCTCAGCTGTGCCCCCAACTCCCCTCCCTGTCCTCTAAGATTGGTATACAGGCCCCTGTGTCTACTGTGTATCTCCAGTGGTCAAGTTGTGAAACTAAATTCTTCCCCCACTCTACTGCCtgccacagaccagtaccagtctgtggcctgttaggaaccaggccacacagcaggaggtgagtggcaggtaaTCGAGCATTACTatctgagctccacctcctgtcaggcactagattctcataggagtgtgaaccctactgtgaactgtgcatgtgagggatctaggttgcatactCATGAGAATCAAATACCTGATGATcagaggtggaacagtttcatccagaAACTATCCCCACACCCCAAGCCCCAACCCCcgtagaaaaattgtcttccaagaAACTAGTCCCTGGAGGCAAAAAGTTTGGGGgccactgctttaaaaaaaaactcaaaacatccCATTTGCACCTAGAAATTGATATGCCTGGTTtgcacctctctctcttttttttttttttttgagacagggtcttgctctgtcactcaggctgggagttgagtggtgcgatcttggctcactgcaacctcagcctcccaagctcaagcaatcctcccacctcagccttccaagtagctgggactaaggctcgtaccaccacacctgggctattttttttttttttttttcatatttttagtagagatggtgtttcaccacgctgcccaggttgatctcaaactcctgagctcaagagagcCACCCCctaatttctgggattacaggtgtgagccatagcacccggTCTCCCTTTGCATTTTTGACTGGAGGGTTACTTCCTCAGAAGTTAATAAGCACAGGCTgcacacagtggttcacgcctgtaatcctagcactttgagaggtggaggcggATGgactgcttgaacacaggagtttgagacgggcctgggaaacatggcaaaactttatctctaccaaaaatacaaaaattggccaggcactgtagctcatgctgtaatcctagctacttgggaggctgaagcaggagaatcatttgaatccgagaggtggaggttgtagtgagcctagaacATACcg
It contains:
- the ACTR1A gene encoding alpha-centractin isoform X2, with the protein product MKNDGPPLFSSVGRPKHVRVMAGALEGDIFIGPKAEEHRGLLSIRYPMEHGIVKDWNDMERIWQYVYSKDQLQTFSEEHPVLLTEAPLNPRKNRERAAEVFFETFNVPALFISMQAVLSLYATGRTTGVVLDSGDGVTHAVPIYEGFAMPHSIMRIDIAGRDVSRFLRLYLRKEGYDFHSSSEFEIVKAIKERACYLSINPQKDETLETEKAQYYLPDGSTIEIGPSRFRAPELLFRPDLIGEESEGIHEVLVFAIQKSDMDLRRTLFSNIVLSGGSTLFKGFGDRLLSEVKKLAPKDVKIRISAPQERLYSTWIGGSILASLDTFKKMWVSKKEYEEDGARSIHRKTF
- the ACTR1A gene encoding alpha-centractin isoform X1 gives rise to the protein MESYDVIANQPVVIDNGSGVIKAGFAGDQIPKYCFPNYVGRPKHVRVMAGALEGDIFIGPKAEEHRGLLSIRYPMEHGIVKDWNDMERIWQYVYSKDQLQTFSEEHPVLLTEAPLNPRKNRERAAEVFFETFNVPALFISMQAVLSLYATGRTTGVVLDSGDGVTHAVPIYEGFAMPHSIMRIDIAGRDVSRFLRLYLRKEGYDFHSSSEFEIVKAIKERACYLSINPQKDETLETEKAQYYLPDGSTIEIGPSRFRAPELLFRPDLIGEESEGIHEVLVFAIQKSDMDLRRTLFSNIVLSGGSTLFKGFGDRLLSEVKKLAPKDVKIRISAPQERLYSTWIGGSILASLDTFKKMWVSKKEYEEDGARSIHRKTF